One window of candidate division Zixibacteria bacterium HGW-Zixibacteria-1 genomic DNA carries:
- a CDS encoding acetyl-CoA carboxylase biotin carboxyl carrier protein subunit — protein MKLKITVHGVAYEVEVEVLDAGEGFPAASSLPRPRTRSQQPTGAPVAPLPSTAGPVQSAAGGAVASPIAGTIVEIKCKAGDTVSEGQVLLIIEAMKMKTSIAAPTSGKVKNVPIAVGDTVRESQTLVELE, from the coding sequence ATGAAACTTAAGATAACAGTCCATGGTGTTGCATATGAAGTAGAGGTCGAGGTGCTCGATGCCGGCGAAGGATTTCCGGCGGCATCATCTCTGCCCCGGCCCAGAACCAGATCCCAGCAGCCGACCGGCGCTCCGGTCGCACCGCTTCCATCAACTGCCGGTCCGGTCCAAAGCGCGGCCGGCGGCGCCGTTGCCTCGCCGATTGCCGGTACCATCGTCGAGATCAAATGCAAAGCGGGAGACACTGTTTCCGAGGGTCAGGTGCTGCTGATTATCGAAGCAATGAAGATGAAAACATCGATAGCCGCTCCAACCTCCGGCAAGGTTAAGAATGTTCCGATAGCGGTCGGTGACACGGTTCGCGAAAGCCAGACGCTGGTCGAACTCGAATAA